A genome region from Triticum aestivum cultivar Chinese Spring chromosome 2B, IWGSC CS RefSeq v2.1, whole genome shotgun sequence includes the following:
- the LOC123044672 gene encoding uncharacterized protein isoform X1, translating to MDGSSSASPLIEPIIPVIIACAAALSAMELVNSAQRLIPQCFYSDDVMTLIMPRLIKDGFLIGFCFLILMSPRTRSSSKKHYGWRQLFCTIKVATLMQFSLAMVVDPVMLFITLCISSCVVPGML from the exons ATGGACGGGAGCAGTTCGGCATCGCCTTTAATAGAGCCCATAATTCCAGTGATCATAGCATGTGCAGCAGCACTATCAG CCATGGAATTGGTCAACAGTGCTCAACGATTAATTCCGCAATGCTTCTATAGTGATGATGTTATG ACTTTGATAATGCCAAGGCTTATAAAGGATGGATTTCTAATAGGATTCTGCTTTCTCAT TTTGATGTCTCCCAGGACAAGAAGCTCGagcaagaagcactacggctggaGGCAACTGTTCTGTACCATCAAAGTAGCAACGTTGATGCAGTTTTCGCTAGCAATGGTTGTTGATCCTGTCATGTTATTTATAACTTTATGTATATCTTCTTGTGTTGTGCCTGGGATGCTCTAG
- the LOC123044672 gene encoding uncharacterized protein isoform X2: MDGSSSASPLIEPIIPVIIACAAALSAMELVNSAQRLIPQCFYSDDVMFDVSQDKKLEQEALRLEATVLYHQSSNVDAVFASNGC, from the exons ATGGACGGGAGCAGTTCGGCATCGCCTTTAATAGAGCCCATAATTCCAGTGATCATAGCATGTGCAGCAGCACTATCAG CCATGGAATTGGTCAACAGTGCTCAACGATTAATTCCGCAATGCTTCTATAGTGATGATGTTATG TTTGATGTCTCCCAGGACAAGAAGCTCGagcaagaagcactacggctggaGGCAACTGTTCTGTACCATCAAAGTAGCAACGTTGATGCAGTTTTCGCTAGCAATGGTTGTTGA